In Enterobacter sp. 638, a single window of DNA contains:
- a CDS encoding amino acid ABC transporter substrate-binding protein has translation MKKTMIASLAAAGMLFAVAGQAHAGATLDAVKKKGFVQCGISDGLPGFSYADANGKFSGIDVDVCRGVAAALFGDDTKVKYTPLTAKERFTALQSGEVDVLSRNTTWTSSRDAGMGMTFTGVTYYDGIGFLTHNKAGLKSAKELDGATVCIQAGTDTELNVADYFKANKMKYTPVTFDRSDESAKALESGRCDTLASDQSQLYALRIKLSNPAEWIVLPEVISKEPLGPVVRRGDEEWTSIVKWTLFAMLNAEEMGINSKNVDEKAAAPSTPDMAHLLGKEGDYGKDLKLDNKWAYNIIKHVGNYGEIFARNVGSESPLKIKRGQNNLWNNGGIQYAPPVR, from the coding sequence ATGAAAAAGACGATGATAGCCAGCCTGGCCGCCGCCGGCATGTTGTTTGCTGTAGCGGGTCAGGCGCATGCAGGCGCAACTCTGGATGCCGTTAAAAAGAAAGGCTTTGTACAGTGCGGTATCAGCGATGGGTTACCGGGTTTCTCCTACGCGGATGCTAACGGGAAATTCTCCGGGATCGACGTTGACGTGTGCCGAGGCGTTGCAGCGGCTCTCTTCGGTGATGATACCAAAGTAAAATACACCCCACTCACAGCGAAAGAACGTTTCACCGCTTTGCAATCTGGCGAAGTTGATGTGCTCTCGCGTAATACCACCTGGACCTCGTCTCGTGATGCTGGCATGGGCATGACGTTTACTGGCGTCACCTATTATGACGGTATCGGTTTCCTGACTCACAATAAAGCAGGCCTGAAGAGTGCGAAAGAACTCGACGGTGCGACTGTCTGTATTCAGGCCGGTACGGATACCGAGTTGAACGTCGCGGATTATTTCAAAGCGAATAAGATGAAATACACCCCAGTGACGTTTGATCGCTCTGATGAATCCGCAAAAGCTCTGGAATCAGGCCGTTGCGATACGCTGGCCTCTGACCAGTCTCAGCTGTATGCCCTTCGCATTAAGCTCAGTAATCCTGCGGAGTGGATTGTTCTGCCTGAAGTTATCTCAAAAGAACCTCTTGGCCCAGTCGTTCGTCGCGGTGATGAAGAGTGGACCTCGATTGTTAAGTGGACTCTCTTCGCCATGCTGAATGCTGAAGAAATGGGAATTAACTCGAAGAACGTTGATGAGAAAGCAGCAGCTCCATCCACTCCGGATATGGCACATCTTCTGGGTAAAGAAGGTGACTACGGCAAGGATCTTAAGCTCGATAATAAATGGGCTTACAACATCATTAAACACGTTGGCAACTACGGAGAGATCTTCGCGCGTAACGTGGGATCGGAAAGCCCTCTGAAGATCAAACGTGGCCAGAACAACCTCTGGAACAACGGCGGCATCCAGTACGCTCCACCAGTACGCTAG
- a CDS encoding amino acid ABC transporter permease — protein sequence MSHRRLALKGKLSFSHPAVRAWLFQIIAIVVVVVVAIYLVHNTVTNLSNRGITSGFAFLDRTAGFGIVQHLIDYQESDTYGRVFLVGLLNTLLVSALCIVFASFLGFFLGLARLSENWLLRKLSTIYIETFRNIPPLLQIFFWYFAVLRNLPGPRQALDAFELFFLSNRGLYIPSPEAGEGLWAAIAAIVIAVAISVGLFRYNRMHQMKTGQLRKTWPVGLLLIVGLPLLAQGIFGSALHWDIPELRGFNFRGGMVLIPELAALTLALSIYTSAFIAEIIRSGIQAVPHGQHEAARSLGLPNPVTLRQVIIPQALRVIIPPLTSQYLNIAKNSSLAAAIGYPDMVSLFAGTVLNQTGQAIETIAITMSVYLVISLTISLLMNIYNRRIALVER from the coding sequence ATGTCCCATCGCCGCTTAGCCTTAAAAGGGAAACTTTCCTTTTCTCACCCCGCGGTCCGCGCCTGGCTATTTCAGATCATCGCCATTGTCGTCGTCGTGGTCGTTGCGATTTATTTAGTTCACAACACCGTAACTAACCTGAGCAATCGCGGCATTACTTCGGGCTTTGCCTTTCTGGATCGCACTGCAGGATTTGGAATTGTGCAGCACCTGATTGATTATCAGGAGAGCGATACCTATGGAAGGGTATTTCTGGTTGGCCTGCTGAATACGCTTCTGGTCTCTGCACTCTGTATTGTCTTTGCTTCATTCCTCGGGTTTTTCCTCGGGCTCGCCCGGCTATCTGAAAACTGGCTCCTGCGCAAACTTTCTACGATTTACATCGAGACGTTTCGCAACATTCCGCCCTTGTTGCAGATCTTTTTCTGGTATTTCGCCGTCCTGCGTAATCTGCCAGGTCCGCGCCAGGCCCTCGATGCTTTTGAGTTATTTTTTCTCAGTAACCGCGGGCTATATATTCCCTCACCAGAGGCTGGCGAAGGTTTATGGGCCGCTATTGCCGCTATCGTTATCGCCGTTGCAATATCCGTTGGGCTGTTTCGCTATAACCGCATGCATCAGATGAAAACCGGACAGCTTCGCAAGACCTGGCCCGTCGGATTACTTTTGATTGTGGGTTTACCTTTGCTGGCACAAGGGATTTTTGGTTCGGCATTGCACTGGGATATTCCGGAACTGCGCGGATTTAACTTCCGTGGTGGGATGGTATTAATCCCTGAACTAGCGGCTCTCACGCTGGCGCTTTCCATTTATACCTCTGCGTTTATTGCCGAAATTATTCGCTCTGGTATTCAGGCTGTACCACATGGGCAGCACGAAGCGGCTCGATCGCTCGGCCTTCCCAATCCGGTCACACTCCGTCAGGTGATCATTCCTCAGGCTTTACGCGTGATCATCCCACCGCTGACCAGTCAGTATCTGAATATTGCTAAAAACTCTTCGTTGGCTGCCGCTATCGGTTATCCCGATATGGTTTCACTGTTCGCCGGGACAGTACTTAACCAGACGGGGCAAGCTATCGAGACTATCGCCATCACCATGTCGGTTTATCTGGTTATTAGCCTGACGATTTCACTGTTGATGAACATCTATAACCGTCGCATCGCACTGGTCGAGCGTTAA
- a CDS encoding amino acid ABC transporter permease, which yields MTKAVLSHVPRPSSARGWRFIAWARKNLFSSWSNSLLTIICFWLMWELIPPLINWAFLQANWVGSTRADCTKAGACWVFIHERFGQFMYGLYPHEQRWRINVALIVGLLSIAPMFWKHLPRRGRYIACWAVVYPLVVWLLLYGGVLGLERVETRQWGGLTLTLIIASVGIAGALPLGILLALGRRSTMPVVRVLSVIFIEFWRGVPLITVLFMSSVMLPLFMAEGTTIDKLIRALVGVILFQSAYVAEVVRGGLQALPKGQYEAAESLALGYWKTQGLVILPQALKLVIPGLVNTIIALFKDTSLVIIIGLFDLFSSVQQATVDPVWLGMSTEGYVFAALIYWIFCFSMSRYSQHLEKRFNTGRTPH from the coding sequence ATGACAAAAGCCGTACTGTCTCACGTCCCGCGCCCTTCTAGCGCTAGGGGCTGGCGTTTCATCGCCTGGGCACGTAAAAATCTGTTCTCCTCCTGGAGTAACAGTCTTCTCACCATCATCTGTTTTTGGCTGATGTGGGAACTTATTCCGCCGCTCATAAACTGGGCATTTCTACAGGCAAATTGGGTTGGCTCCACACGCGCTGACTGCACCAAAGCGGGTGCCTGTTGGGTATTCATTCATGAGCGTTTTGGTCAGTTCATGTATGGCTTGTATCCACACGAGCAACGCTGGCGTATCAACGTGGCGCTGATTGTTGGGCTGCTGTCGATCGCACCGATGTTCTGGAAACATTTGCCACGCCGTGGACGCTACATTGCTTGCTGGGCTGTGGTTTATCCGCTGGTTGTTTGGTTGTTGCTATATGGGGGCGTGCTGGGACTTGAGCGGGTCGAAACTCGCCAATGGGGTGGGCTGACATTAACCTTGATCATTGCTTCCGTCGGGATCGCTGGCGCGCTGCCGCTGGGTATTTTGTTGGCGCTTGGCCGTCGTTCAACGATGCCGGTAGTCCGCGTGCTTTCAGTGATCTTTATCGAGTTCTGGCGCGGCGTGCCACTGATTACCGTGTTGTTTATGTCTTCGGTGATGCTGCCATTATTCATGGCGGAAGGGACTACGATCGACAAATTAATCCGCGCACTCGTGGGCGTCATTTTATTTCAGTCCGCTTATGTCGCAGAAGTCGTTCGCGGTGGGCTGCAAGCTTTGCCAAAAGGACAATATGAAGCGGCTGAATCACTGGCACTCGGGTACTGGAAAACGCAGGGTTTGGTGATTTTACCGCAGGCACTCAAACTGGTTATTCCAGGGCTTGTGAACACGATTATTGCCCTCTTTAAAGACACTAGCCTGGTGATCATTATCGGGTTATTCGATCTGTTCAGCAGTGTTCAACAGGCAACCGTGGATCCAGTCTGGCTTGGCATGTCGACCGAGGGCTATGTCTTTGCTGCACTGATTTACTGGATTTTTTGTTTCAGCATGTCGCGCTATAGCCAGCATCTGGAGAAACGTTTTAACACCGGGCGGACACCGCACTGA
- a CDS encoding amino acid ABC transporter ATP-binding protein yields the protein MSKIIMTPADAMITLENVNKWYGQFHVLKDINLKVTQGERIVLCGPSGSGKSTTIRCINHLEEHQQGRIVVDGIELDEDVRNIERVRQEVGMVFQHFNLFPHLTVLQNCTLAPIWVKKMSKKDAEVLGMHYLERVRIAEHAHKFPGQISGGQQQRVAIARSLCMKPKIMLFDEPTSALDPEMVKEVLDTMIGLAQSGMTMLCVTHEMGFARTVADRVIFMDRGEIVEQAPPEEFFANPKSERTRAFLSQVIH from the coding sequence ATGAGCAAAATAATTATGACCCCTGCTGACGCGATGATTACCCTGGAAAATGTCAATAAATGGTACGGACAATTTCACGTGCTGAAAGATATCAACCTGAAGGTAACGCAAGGTGAACGTATCGTTCTGTGTGGCCCATCGGGTTCTGGAAAGTCGACAACTATCCGTTGTATCAATCACCTCGAAGAACATCAGCAGGGACGCATTGTTGTTGATGGGATCGAGCTGGATGAAGATGTTCGCAATATTGAACGCGTGCGTCAGGAAGTGGGCATGGTGTTCCAACACTTCAATTTATTCCCACATTTAACGGTATTGCAGAACTGTACGCTGGCTCCTATTTGGGTCAAAAAGATGTCTAAAAAGGATGCCGAGGTATTAGGGATGCATTATCTGGAACGCGTTCGTATTGCCGAGCATGCACATAAATTCCCAGGGCAAATTTCTGGGGGGCAGCAGCAGCGCGTTGCGATTGCTCGTTCCCTGTGTATGAAGCCCAAAATTATGCTGTTTGATGAACCAACGTCAGCCCTTGATCCGGAAATGGTGAAAGAAGTGTTGGATACGATGATTGGTCTTGCTCAATCGGGAATGACCATGCTGTGCGTAACACATGAAATGGGATTTGCGAGAACAGTGGCAGATAGAGTGATCTTTATGGATCGAGGTGAAATTGTTGAACAGGCACCACCGGAAGAGTTTTTCGCCAATCCGAAATCTGAACGTACAAGAGCATTCTTATCGCAGGTTATCCATTAA
- a CDS encoding gamma carbonic anhydrase family protein — MYVVLRPFKDLFPQKGDRVMIDSSSVVVGDVRMADDVSIWPLVAIRADVNHVIIGSRTNIQDGSVLHVTHKSAHNPEGCPLIIGEDVTIGHKVMLHGCTIGNRVLVGMGSILLDGVIVEDDIMIGAGSLVPQNKRLESGYLYLGSPVKQIRPLNEAEIAGLQYSANNYVKWKDEYLDQEIQIQP; from the coding sequence ATGTACGTCGTATTGCGTCCCTTCAAAGATCTGTTCCCTCAGAAAGGCGATCGCGTGATGATCGATAGCAGTAGCGTCGTCGTTGGCGATGTCAGGATGGCCGATGATGTGAGCATCTGGCCGTTAGTCGCCATCAGGGCCGATGTGAACCATGTCATTATTGGCTCACGCACAAATATTCAAGATGGTAGCGTTCTGCATGTCACCCATAAATCCGCCCATAACCCCGAGGGATGTCCTCTGATCATTGGCGAAGATGTCACTATTGGTCATAAGGTGATGCTGCACGGCTGCACCATCGGCAATCGCGTGTTGGTCGGTATGGGATCGATTCTATTAGATGGGGTAATAGTAGAAGACGATATTATGATCGGGGCCGGGAGTCTCGTACCACAAAACAAACGCCTGGAAAGCGGCTACCTCTATCTAGGCAGCCCAGTAAAGCAAATCCGCCCCTTAAATGAAGCGGAGATCGCAGGGCTACAATACTCAGCGAATAATTACGTGAAATGGAAAGACGAATACCTGGATCAGGAAATCCAAATCCAGCCCTGA
- a CDS encoding DUF1488 domain-containing protein, producing MNQAIHFPDREIWDEDKQAVCFPALVNGVQLICAIKSEVLLRRFGGAVPLEVFKDNRWDLEEEASDLIRDQQEDDQGWIWIS from the coding sequence GTGAATCAGGCAATTCACTTCCCCGATAGAGAAATCTGGGATGAAGATAAACAGGCCGTCTGTTTTCCAGCTTTGGTAAATGGTGTGCAGTTGATCTGCGCGATCAAAAGCGAAGTATTACTCCGCCGTTTTGGTGGTGCTGTACCGCTTGAGGTGTTCAAAGATAATCGCTGGGATCTGGAAGAAGAAGCCAGCGATTTGATTCGGGATCAGCAAGAAGACGATCAGGGCTGGATTTGGATTTCCTGA
- the aroE gene encoding shikimate dehydrogenase: MMEKYAVFGNPIAHSKSPFIHQQFAQQLHIDYSYDRVLAPVDDFLATLNAFFCEGARGANVTVPFKEDAFERADELTERASLAGAVNTLKRLDDGRLLGDNTDGIGLLSDLERLSFIKPGSRVLLIGAGGASRGVLLPLLSLDCAVTITNRTYSRAKDLATLFAHTGSISAVAMEDLEGHEFDLIINATSSGIAGDVPAIPASLVKAHVYFYDMFYQKGSTPFLSWCEDHGAKHMSDGLGMLVGQAAHAVLLWHGVLPAVEPVIEKLKQELLA, translated from the coding sequence ATGATGGAGAAGTACGCTGTATTTGGTAACCCAATTGCGCACAGTAAATCGCCATTCATTCATCAGCAATTTGCTCAGCAACTGCACATTGACTACTCGTATGATCGTGTTCTGGCGCCCGTTGATGATTTCCTCGCTACGCTCAATGCTTTTTTCTGCGAAGGGGCGAGGGGAGCAAATGTTACCGTGCCTTTTAAAGAAGACGCTTTTGAGCGAGCGGATGAGTTGACCGAACGTGCATCGCTCGCGGGTGCGGTGAATACACTTAAACGGTTGGACGATGGGCGTCTGCTTGGTGATAACACCGACGGCATTGGTTTATTGAGCGATCTGGAAAGACTCTCTTTCATTAAACCAGGGTCTCGGGTTTTGTTGATTGGAGCGGGCGGGGCATCCCGAGGAGTTTTGCTTCCGCTTCTATCGTTGGATTGCGCTGTGACAATTACCAATCGGACATATTCCCGGGCGAAAGACCTTGCAACACTCTTTGCTCACACAGGGAGTATCAGTGCCGTGGCGATGGAAGATTTGGAAGGACATGAGTTTGACCTCATTATTAATGCCACATCCAGCGGTATTGCCGGTGATGTACCAGCCATTCCAGCCTCTCTGGTGAAAGCTCATGTTTACTTCTATGACATGTTCTATCAAAAAGGAAGTACACCTTTCCTGAGCTGGTGTGAAGATCATGGCGCAAAACATATGTCGGACGGACTGGGAATGCTGGTGGGTCAAGCCGCGCATGCGGTGCTACTTTGGCATGGTGTATTACCCGCAGTGGAACCTGTTATTGAAAAACTAAAACAGGAATTGCTGGCGTGA
- the tsaC gene encoding L-threonylcarbamoyladenylate synthase type 1 TsaC, whose amino-acid sequence MNNNYPLGSIAQAVDVLKNEEVIAYPTEAVFGVGCDPDSETAVTRLLELKQRPVEKGLILIAANFEQLKPYIDDSMLTEQQRNTIFSAWPGPVTFVFPALPSTPSWLTGRFDSLAVRVTDHPLVVELCETFGKPLVSTSANLTGLPPCRTSQEVLAQFGDGFPVVVGETGGRLNPSEIRDALTGERFRQG is encoded by the coding sequence GTGAATAATAATTATCCATTAGGCTCTATCGCACAGGCGGTGGACGTACTAAAAAATGAAGAAGTCATCGCTTACCCTACTGAAGCTGTGTTTGGGGTTGGATGCGATCCTGATAGCGAAACGGCAGTGACTCGTTTACTAGAACTCAAACAGCGTCCGGTCGAAAAAGGGTTAATTTTGATTGCTGCAAACTTCGAGCAGCTCAAACCTTATATCGATGACTCGATGTTGACCGAGCAGCAGCGCAATACCATTTTTTCCGCTTGGCCTGGTCCGGTAACATTTGTTTTCCCGGCGCTGCCTTCTACGCCGAGCTGGTTGACAGGGCGCTTTGACTCACTTGCTGTTCGCGTAACAGATCATCCGTTGGTTGTTGAACTGTGCGAGACTTTTGGGAAGCCGCTCGTTTCAACCAGTGCCAACCTCACAGGGTTGCCGCCTTGTCGTACGTCGCAAGAAGTGCTGGCCCAGTTTGGTGACGGTTTTCCAGTGGTCGTCGGTGAAACCGGTGGACGCCTGAATCCGTCTGAAATCCGAGATGCTTTGACCGGCGAGCGTTTTCGCCAGGGGTGA
- a CDS encoding type I DNA topoisomerase, with the protein MAKSALFTVRNQEPCPQCGAELVIRSGKHGPFLGCSHYPECDYVRPLKNQADGHIVKILEGQTCPICGANLALRQGRFGMFIGCSHYPECEHTEQIDKPDETAIACPQCQQGQLVQRRSRFGKTFHSCDRYPECQFVINFKPVAGTCSHCDYPLLIEKKTAQGIKRFCASKQCGKPDSAD; encoded by the coding sequence ATGGCCAAATCAGCACTGTTTACGGTGCGTAATCAAGAGCCCTGCCCACAATGTGGGGCTGAACTTGTCATTCGGTCCGGGAAACACGGTCCGTTTCTCGGTTGTTCACACTATCCGGAATGTGACTATGTCCGTCCCCTGAAAAATCAGGCGGACGGGCATATCGTGAAAATTCTGGAAGGGCAAACGTGCCCAATATGTGGCGCGAATCTCGCGTTGCGCCAGGGACGTTTTGGCATGTTTATCGGATGTAGCCATTACCCTGAATGTGAACATACAGAACAGATCGATAAGCCAGATGAAACAGCGATAGCCTGTCCACAGTGCCAACAGGGGCAGTTAGTCCAACGTCGCTCCCGTTTCGGTAAAACTTTTCATTCCTGCGATCGCTATCCTGAATGCCAATTCGTTATCAATTTTAAGCCAGTTGCGGGTACATGCTCTCATTGCGATTATCCGCTCCTGATAGAGAAGAAAACTGCACAAGGCATCAAACGCTTTTGCGCCAGTAAACAATGTGGAAAGCCGGATTCGGCGGATTAA
- the smg gene encoding DUF494 family protein Smg: protein MFDVLMYLFETYIHNEAEMRVDQDRLTRDLTDAGFEREDIYNALLWLEKLADYQEGLVEPMQLASDPLSVRIYTAEECERLDASCRGFVLFLEQIQVLNLETREMVIERVMALDTAEFELEDLKWVILMVLFNIPGCENAYQQMEELLFEVNEGMLH from the coding sequence ATGTTCGACGTACTGATGTATTTGTTTGAGACTTACATCCATAACGAAGCAGAAATGCGCGTGGACCAGGACCGACTGACGCGGGATCTTACCGATGCAGGATTTGAGCGGGAAGATATTTATAACGCATTGTTGTGGCTAGAGAAACTGGCTGATTATCAGGAAGGGCTTGTCGAACCAATGCAGCTTGCTTCCGATCCTCTGTCCGTGCGTATCTATACGGCTGAAGAGTGTGAAAGGCTGGATGCCAGTTGCCGGGGATTCGTTTTATTCCTGGAGCAAATTCAGGTGCTAAACCTCGAAACGCGAGAAATGGTGATAGAGCGCGTCATGGCGCTGGATACTGCAGAATTCGAACTGGAAGACCTTAAATGGGTCATTCTGATGGTTCTGTTCAACATCCCTGGTTGTGAAAACGCCTATCAGCAAATGGAAGAATTACTCTTTGAAGTGAATGAAGGTATGCTTCATTAA
- the dprA gene encoding DNA-protecting protein DprA produces the protein MTSTEIWLRLMNVGDLCGDTMLGAAQNLATRESIDETTLKNVGLKMKQARNFLCVKEAELERSFNWLERAGHYLIPADSPLYPPRLRSLSDYPGALFVNGSIDVLSSFQLAVVGSRSPSWYGERWGNIFCEYLARNGFTITSGLACGIDGVAHRAALSGQGKTIAVLGNGLSGIYPKRHASLADKIIEAGGAVISEFPLATPPWPGNFPRRNRIISGLSHGVFVVEAALRSGSLVTAKCALEQGREVFALPGPIGNPGCEGPHWLIKQGATPVTSAEEILENLRYGLNWIPSAPEMVLYSSDQEEVALPFPELLANVGDEVTPVDVVAERAGQSVPVTVAQLLELELAGWIAAVPGGYVRLRRACHVRRTDVFV, from the coding sequence ATGACTTCCACAGAGATATGGTTACGTCTGATGAACGTCGGGGATTTATGTGGTGACACGATGCTGGGTGCTGCACAAAATCTGGCGACGCGCGAAAGTATTGACGAAACAACGTTGAAAAATGTTGGCCTAAAGATGAAGCAGGCCCGCAACTTTTTGTGTGTAAAAGAAGCCGAACTCGAACGTTCTTTTAACTGGCTAGAACGAGCGGGGCATTATCTGATTCCAGCTGACAGCCCTCTTTATCCGCCACGTTTGCGAAGCCTATCCGACTATCCCGGCGCGTTGTTTGTGAATGGCAGTATCGACGTGTTAAGTAGCTTTCAACTCGCCGTCGTCGGCAGCCGCTCCCCTTCCTGGTACGGGGAAAGGTGGGGGAACATATTCTGCGAATATCTGGCGCGCAATGGGTTCACAATTACCAGTGGGTTGGCGTGTGGCATTGATGGAGTTGCTCATCGGGCTGCGCTTTCTGGACAGGGTAAGACTATCGCGGTGCTGGGTAACGGCCTGTCCGGTATTTACCCTAAACGACATGCTTCCCTTGCGGACAAAATTATCGAAGCCGGAGGGGCGGTTATTTCTGAGTTTCCCCTCGCGACGCCACCCTGGCCCGGCAATTTCCCTCGGCGTAACCGCATTATCAGCGGTTTGAGCCACGGCGTATTCGTCGTCGAGGCGGCGTTGCGAAGTGGATCGCTAGTGACCGCCAAATGTGCCCTTGAGCAAGGGCGCGAAGTTTTTGCGTTGCCAGGGCCGATAGGCAACCCAGGATGTGAAGGCCCTCATTGGCTGATTAAGCAGGGGGCAACGCCTGTAACAAGTGCCGAGGAAATTCTCGAAAATTTGCGATATGGATTGAATTGGATACCCAGCGCACCAGAAATGGTACTTTATTCATCAGATCAGGAGGAGGTAGCATTGCCATTTCCTGAGCTCCTGGCTAACGTAGGAGATGAGGTAACACCTGTTGACGTTGTCGCTGAACGTGCCGGCCAATCTGTGCCAGTAACGGTAGCACAGCTACTGGAACTGGAGTTAGCAGGATGGATCGCAGCTGTACCCGGCGGCTATGTCCGATTAAGGAGGGCATGCCATGTTCGACGTACTGATGTATTTGTTTGA
- the def gene encoding peptide deformylase has product MAVLQVLHIPDERLRIVAEPVKEVNAEIQRIVDDMFDTMYAEEGIGLAATQVDIHKRIIVIDVSENREERLVLINPELLEQSGETGIEEGCLSIPEQRALVPRAEKVKIRALDRDGKSFELEADDLLAICIQHEMDHLVGKLFIDYLSPLKQQRIRQKVEKLDRMRTRA; this is encoded by the coding sequence ATGGCAGTTTTGCAAGTGTTACATATCCCGGACGAGCGCCTTCGCATCGTTGCTGAACCGGTAAAAGAAGTGAATGCAGAAATTCAGCGTATCGTTGATGATATGTTCGATACGATGTACGCAGAAGAAGGCATTGGTCTCGCGGCAACGCAGGTTGATATTCATAAACGCATCATCGTTATCGACGTATCTGAAAACCGCGAAGAGCGCCTGGTATTGATCAATCCAGAGCTGCTTGAGCAGAGCGGCGAAACCGGAATTGAGGAAGGCTGCCTGTCTATTCCAGAACAGCGCGCTCTGGTTCCTCGTGCCGAGAAAGTTAAAATCCGTGCGCTGGATCGCGACGGTAAGTCATTTGAACTGGAAGCGGACGATTTGCTCGCGATCTGTATTCAGCATGAGATGGACCACTTAGTCGGTAAGCTGTTTATCGATTATCTCTCTCCCCTGAAACAGCAGCGTATTCGTCAGAAGGTCGAGAAACTGGATCGTATGCGCACACGCGCATAA
- the fmt gene encoding methionyl-tRNA formyltransferase, which translates to MSKKLRIIFAGTPDFAARHLDALLSSGHQIVGVFTQPDRPAGRGKKLMPGPVKVLAEKHNLPVFQPVSLRPQENQQLVSDLNADVMVVVAYGLILPKAVLDMPRLGCINVHGSLLPRWRGAAPIQRSLWAGDSETGVTIMRMDVGLDTGDMLYKLACPITAEDTSATLYDKLADLGPQGLIETLQQLADGKAQPEVQDEAFVTYAEKLSKEEAQLDWSLSAAQLERCIRAFNPWPMSWMTIDEQPVKIWKASVINREAKAEPGTIIEATREGIQVATADGILNLESLQPAGKKAMSAQDLLNSRREWFTPGTRLA; encoded by the coding sequence GTGTCTAAAAAGCTACGCATAATTTTCGCGGGAACACCTGACTTCGCAGCGCGTCACCTTGATGCGCTGTTATCTTCCGGCCACCAGATTGTTGGTGTGTTTACCCAGCCGGACCGCCCTGCTGGTCGTGGCAAAAAACTGATGCCTGGCCCGGTTAAAGTCCTCGCTGAAAAACATAACTTACCGGTATTTCAGCCTGTATCCTTGCGCCCTCAAGAAAATCAGCAGCTTGTCTCTGATCTTAATGCTGATGTCATGGTTGTGGTGGCATACGGATTAATTTTGCCAAAAGCCGTACTTGATATGCCACGTCTCGGCTGCATTAATGTGCACGGTTCCCTGCTTCCTCGCTGGCGCGGCGCGGCGCCAATCCAGCGTTCATTGTGGGCGGGTGATAGCGAAACGGGTGTCACCATTATGCGGATGGATGTCGGGCTGGATACGGGAGACATGCTTTACAAACTGGCGTGCCCGATTACGGCAGAAGATACCAGCGCAACGTTGTATGACAAACTTGCGGACCTAGGCCCGCAAGGCCTCATCGAAACGTTGCAGCAACTCGCCGACGGTAAAGCGCAGCCTGAAGTTCAGGACGAAGCCTTCGTGACATACGCAGAGAAACTCAGTAAAGAAGAAGCGCAACTCGACTGGTCACTTTCTGCAGCACAGCTGGAACGTTGTATCCGCGCATTTAATCCCTGGCCAATGAGCTGGATGACCATTGACGAGCAGCCAGTGAAAATCTGGAAAGCTTCCGTTATCAATCGAGAAGCTAAAGCGGAACCAGGCACCATTATTGAAGCAACCCGAGAAGGTATTCAGGTTGCAACCGCAGACGGCATTCTCAATCTGGAATCGCTACAACCTGCTGGTAAAAAAGCCATGAGCGCGCAAGATCTGCTGAATTCACGTCGCGAGTGGTTTACACCAGGCACGCGTCTTGCCTGA